One genomic window of Providencia hangzhouensis includes the following:
- the tssK gene encoding type VI secretion system baseplate subunit TssK, with translation MSTKNRVIWREGLFIKPQHFQQQQRHQDYVTESILKSFISHFWGFSTLSLSNDLYSLGRIGIQEASGVMPDGTIFSIPNQDLSPQPIDIKNITDSDSNVIYLAFPLANGNVGEISNEHNGSRLLSRYSESTENVRDLHTENGDLSTIHVARLNPILKQGKSGLDAYVALPICRIRERNANGSLTLDNDYIPSLLNIRASLLLNEFLTEIEGTLYERGKQIASRIGAPGQQGVADVAEFMMLQVLNRTYPLYSHYAQEPVIHPEKLFRDLLELCGELQTFTNSSRLPDTIAKYKHFDLTDSFLPLIKSIREALSVVLTPRAIPIPLQIQEHGIRVATIHDKQLLQKAEFIIAVKSQMPQEQLRRQFPQQTKVTTVNNIRSLVSVQIPGVPLSPLSTAPRQLPYHSGYNYFHFDQQGNEWKGIQQDGNIAFHVSGNFPDLDIQLWAIRDGALYD, from the coding sequence TTACGTTACTGAAAGTATTTTAAAGAGCTTTATCTCTCATTTTTGGGGATTCAGTACGTTATCGTTAAGTAACGATTTATATTCGTTAGGTCGTATTGGTATTCAAGAAGCTTCTGGCGTTATGCCAGACGGCACAATTTTCTCTATTCCAAACCAAGATTTATCACCACAACCAATTGATATAAAAAACATTACTGATAGTGATAGTAATGTCATCTACCTTGCCTTTCCTTTAGCTAATGGGAACGTTGGTGAAATCTCAAATGAGCATAATGGGAGCCGTTTACTTTCACGTTATAGTGAAAGTACAGAAAATGTTCGTGATTTACATACTGAAAATGGTGATTTAAGTACTATCCACGTTGCACGATTAAACCCTATCCTCAAGCAAGGTAAAAGTGGCTTAGACGCTTACGTGGCATTGCCCATATGCCGTATTAGAGAACGTAATGCCAACGGAAGCTTAACGCTTGATAACGATTATATTCCAAGCCTCCTGAATATTCGGGCATCGCTATTACTCAATGAATTTCTTACTGAGATTGAAGGCACTTTGTATGAACGAGGTAAACAAATAGCCTCCCGAATTGGTGCCCCTGGCCAGCAAGGTGTTGCGGATGTCGCTGAATTTATGATGCTACAAGTACTCAACCGTACCTATCCACTTTATTCACATTATGCGCAAGAGCCAGTCATTCACCCTGAAAAGCTTTTTCGGGATTTATTGGAACTTTGTGGCGAGCTGCAAACATTCACGAATTCGTCTCGCTTACCCGATACCATTGCAAAATATAAGCACTTTGATTTAACAGATAGTTTTCTCCCATTAATAAAAAGTATCCGTGAAGCATTAAGTGTTGTCTTGACGCCGCGTGCAATTCCTATTCCGTTACAAATCCAAGAACACGGTATTCGAGTGGCGACTATTCATGACAAACAACTGCTCCAAAAAGCGGAATTTATTATTGCAGTTAAGTCACAGATGCCACAGGAACAACTACGCCGGCAGTTCCCACAGCAAACTAAAGTGACCACGGTAAATAATATTCGTAGCTTGGTCAGTGTTCAAATACCGGGGGTCCCTTTATCCCCTCTTTCAACTGCTCCACGGCAATTACCTTATCATTCTGGGTATAACTACTTCCATTTTGATCAACAAGGTAATGAATGGAAGGGGATCCAGCAGGATGGCAATATCGCCTTCCACGTTTCTGGCAATTTCCCTGATTTAGATATTCAGTTATGGGCAATAAGAGATGGAGCACTCTATGACTGA
- a CDS encoding helix-turn-helix domain-containing protein, whose amino-acid sequence MKARLKNALALLECHDVEALAVQFLTYSFSRSVFSGLIISLVNKTENRLESWNIDHSLQVQSHFLDTDITDADHPLIQLVLKGEPTFWKNLQQGSYINNASLRDFISQLPVNTGLYSLPLHDLNHKPCGAIILLGQAKELENFEQGIFPIYCELFHQQLKRILELANTQQKISHLQYLNQLQKEKEVSLNEALNILTASITSMEPITNNPKDINDLEAAVESYEKEILLNKRRELKGDINAMAEHLNISKRALIYKLKKYGV is encoded by the coding sequence ATGAAAGCAAGACTAAAAAATGCACTTGCTCTTCTTGAGTGCCATGACGTAGAAGCGCTAGCCGTTCAATTTTTGACATATAGTTTTTCGCGTAGCGTATTCAGCGGGCTAATTATTTCATTGGTCAATAAAACCGAAAATAGATTAGAAAGCTGGAACATTGACCACTCACTCCAAGTTCAAAGCCATTTTTTAGACACTGATATTACTGATGCCGATCACCCTTTAATTCAACTTGTATTAAAGGGTGAACCCACATTTTGGAAGAATTTACAGCAAGGTAGCTACATTAATAACGCGTCATTACGTGATTTTATTTCGCAGCTTCCTGTTAATACTGGGCTGTATAGCTTACCACTGCATGATCTGAACCATAAACCATGCGGTGCCATTATTCTTTTAGGGCAGGCCAAAGAGTTAGAAAATTTCGAGCAAGGCATTTTCCCTATTTATTGCGAGCTCTTTCATCAGCAATTAAAACGCATTCTTGAATTGGCAAATACGCAACAAAAAATTTCGCACTTGCAATATCTCAATCAGTTGCAGAAAGAAAAGGAAGTAAGCCTCAATGAGGCCTTAAACATATTAACGGCATCAATCACAAGTATGGAACCAATAACAAATAACCCAAAAGATATTAATGATTTAGAGGCTGCTGTAGAGAGCTATGAAAAAGAAATTTTATTAAACAAGCGGCGAGAGCTAAAGGGAGATATCAACGCAATGGCAGAACACCTCAACATATCTAAGCGTGCGCTGATATATAAATTGAAGAAGTACGGAGTATAA
- the tssH gene encoding type VI secretion system ATPase TssH, whose amino-acid sequence MIQIDLSTLVNRLHPIAKHALESAAAYCVSHQQPEITIAQFLQKLIETPLTDIRLISQKSTLDINKLSELLDIQIPPHQAITQSYPSFSPLLVEWMKDSWLLASTEFNHSELRSGVLFLTLLQMPLRYLPKPVADMLSQVNREQLKLSFDKWTEGSAESPFDEQAPQNNGKIASDSLLAKFTQNMTEQARNNELDPVLCRDHEIDLMIDILCRRRKNNPVVVGEPGVGKSALIEGLALRIIAGEIPEKLRGCELLTLDLGALQAGAAVKGEFEKRFKGIMQEVSQSPHPIILFIDEAHTLIGAGNQQGGLDVSNLLKPALARGELRTIAATTWSEYKKYFEKDAALARRFQLVQVKEPTSADAIIIMRGLRAIYEKAHNVFIDDEALRASAELSERYISGRQLPDKAIDVLDTACARAAINLSSPPKMLSSLKTDLQQIEMETAILKREHHLGLDNHSERLEELASKANEIEQKASDIQQAWEQQQALVSQIITLRSTLLDDENTEPQSEETCKVDELKQELQTLDQQLAQLHETHLLVSPHVDKKQIAAVIAEWTGVPLNRLSQDALSIVTDLPSYLEESIKGQSLAIQCLHKHLLTARADLRRPGRPLGAFLLAGPSGVGKTETVIQIAQLMFGGTQYLTTINMSEFQEKHTVSRLIGSPPGYVGYGEGGILTEAIRQKPYSVVLLDEVEKAHPDVLNLFYQAFDKGEIADGEGRVIDCKNIAFFLTSNLGDHVITAYADKPDELQDALYPELTTFFKPALLARMEIVPYLPLSADILRQIVDSKLTRLMILLKQRFNAKIQLEDSVPNEILRRASRAENGARILESIIDGALLPPLSLLLLQFSARNETISHIRLTTENDEFIAEVNKEK is encoded by the coding sequence ATGATCCAAATTGATCTCTCAACACTTGTTAACCGATTACACCCGATTGCTAAGCATGCGTTAGAAAGCGCAGCAGCCTACTGTGTAAGCCATCAACAACCTGAAATTACGATTGCTCAGTTTCTTCAGAAACTCATTGAAACGCCATTAACTGACATTCGCCTAATCAGCCAGAAGAGCACTTTGGATATTAATAAGCTGTCAGAATTATTAGATATTCAAATTCCACCTCATCAAGCTATTACACAGAGCTATCCGAGCTTCTCTCCTTTATTGGTAGAGTGGATGAAAGACAGCTGGTTACTTGCATCGACAGAATTCAACCACAGTGAACTTCGCTCAGGTGTTCTCTTTCTCACATTATTACAAATGCCGTTACGTTACCTCCCAAAACCGGTTGCAGACATGCTTTCGCAAGTTAATCGAGAGCAATTAAAACTCAGTTTTGATAAGTGGACAGAAGGGTCTGCTGAATCGCCTTTTGACGAACAAGCACCTCAAAATAACGGCAAAATCGCGTCGGACTCATTGTTAGCAAAATTTACGCAAAACATGACCGAACAAGCTCGAAATAATGAGCTCGACCCTGTTTTATGTCGCGATCATGAAATCGACCTTATGATTGATATCCTTTGCCGCCGTCGGAAAAATAACCCTGTCGTCGTTGGGGAACCAGGCGTTGGGAAAAGCGCGCTTATTGAAGGCCTCGCATTGCGTATTATCGCCGGTGAAATCCCTGAAAAATTAAGAGGATGTGAACTTCTAACCTTAGATTTAGGTGCATTGCAAGCCGGTGCAGCGGTTAAAGGTGAATTTGAGAAACGCTTTAAAGGCATCATGCAAGAAGTTTCTCAATCTCCTCACCCCATAATTCTATTCATTGATGAAGCGCACACATTGATTGGTGCAGGTAATCAACAGGGTGGCCTAGATGTTTCCAATTTATTGAAACCTGCATTAGCGCGCGGTGAATTGAGAACAATCGCCGCAACCACCTGGAGCGAGTATAAAAAATACTTCGAAAAAGATGCTGCGCTAGCCCGCCGTTTTCAGTTAGTTCAAGTTAAAGAGCCCACATCTGCGGACGCAATTATCATTATGCGTGGTTTACGCGCTATTTATGAAAAAGCACACAATGTTTTTATCGATGATGAAGCACTTCGAGCCAGTGCTGAACTCAGTGAACGTTATATTTCAGGACGTCAATTACCTGATAAAGCCATTGACGTATTAGACACCGCATGTGCAAGGGCAGCGATCAATTTATCTTCGCCGCCAAAAATGCTCTCTTCATTAAAAACAGATCTCCAGCAAATAGAGATGGAGACAGCGATATTAAAAAGAGAACATCATCTTGGCTTGGATAATCACTCAGAACGCCTTGAGGAATTAGCATCAAAAGCAAATGAGATTGAGCAAAAAGCTTCCGATATACAACAAGCATGGGAACAACAACAAGCGCTTGTTTCGCAAATTATTACTTTGCGCTCAACGTTATTAGACGATGAGAATACTGAGCCCCAATCTGAAGAAACTTGCAAAGTTGATGAGCTGAAACAGGAATTACAAACATTAGACCAGCAACTCGCTCAACTACATGAAACACATTTGCTTGTTTCGCCACACGTCGATAAAAAACAAATTGCAGCCGTTATCGCAGAATGGACAGGCGTACCATTAAACCGATTATCGCAAGATGCTTTATCTATTGTTACAGACCTTCCCAGCTATTTAGAAGAAAGCATTAAAGGGCAATCATTAGCAATACAGTGCTTACATAAACATTTGTTAACGGCACGCGCTGATTTACGCCGCCCAGGTCGCCCTCTTGGTGCATTTTTATTGGCAGGGCCAAGTGGTGTCGGTAAAACAGAAACCGTGATCCAAATTGCACAATTAATGTTTGGTGGAACTCAATACCTAACGACCATTAATATGTCTGAGTTTCAAGAAAAGCATACGGTATCTCGTCTCATCGGTTCGCCACCAGGTTATGTCGGCTATGGTGAGGGGGGGATATTAACAGAAGCTATTCGTCAGAAGCCTTATTCTGTTGTACTACTTGATGAAGTCGAAAAAGCCCATCCAGACGTTCTAAATTTGTTCTATCAAGCGTTTGATAAAGGCGAGATAGCCGATGGTGAAGGACGAGTCATTGATTGTAAAAATATCGCATTCTTCCTAACGTCTAATTTAGGTGACCATGTGATTACCGCGTATGCGGACAAGCCTGATGAGCTGCAAGATGCACTTTATCCTGAGCTCACCACATTTTTTAAACCCGCCCTACTGGCCCGCATGGAAATTGTTCCTTATTTACCTCTTTCGGCTGATATTTTACGGCAAATTGTTGATAGTAAGCTGACGCGTCTTATGATCTTATTGAAACAACGTTTTAATGCAAAAATCCAGTTAGAAGATAGCGTCCCTAATGAAATTTTACGTCGAGCTTCTCGCGCTGAAAATGGTGCTCGTATCTTAGAATCAATTATTGACGGTGCCTTATTACCGCCTCTTTCTTTGTTGCTCCTTCAATTCAGTGCCCGTAATGAAACCATCTCCCATATTCGTTTAACAACGGAAAATGATGAATTTATTGCGGAGGTTAACAAAGAAAAATGA
- the vasI gene encoding type VI secretion system-associated protein VasI translates to MKILKLFFCSLMLVFFALSGKAESNISQKIAEELTQCRLESSQLIRLDCYDKIALSSTPAANTSPNIAQMGKTWRQAYEHEMKRVENSAGFLVSVPENGDYPVIMTIPAIGFQPPRPVLMLSCIDNITRMQIILPNKQDAGSVMVSTDRTQFTAEWFLRENGYVLESSRGLPGIDEIKRLLNGEKLTLKLTNNEKLTFNISGMSQEIKPLRAACHW, encoded by the coding sequence ATGAAAATACTGAAACTCTTTTTTTGCTCTTTGATGCTAGTTTTCTTCGCTTTGTCTGGAAAAGCTGAAAGCAATATTAGCCAGAAGATCGCAGAAGAACTCACCCAGTGTCGTCTAGAATCTTCTCAGCTTATTCGCTTAGATTGCTATGACAAAATAGCGCTGTCCTCGACGCCTGCAGCAAATACTTCACCTAATATTGCTCAAATGGGGAAAACTTGGCGCCAAGCTTATGAACACGAAATGAAACGTGTCGAAAATAGTGCGGGTTTCTTAGTCTCAGTACCTGAAAATGGTGATTACCCCGTCATTATGACTATCCCTGCCATTGGTTTTCAACCTCCGCGCCCTGTTCTCATGTTGAGCTGCATCGACAACATTACCCGTATGCAGATTATTTTACCCAATAAACAAGATGCAGGCAGTGTCATGGTCTCGACTGATAGAACGCAATTCACTGCAGAATGGTTTTTACGCGAAAATGGCTATGTATTGGAATCAAGCCGTGGTTTACCTGGCATAGATGAAATCAAGCGTTTATTAAATGGCGAAAAATTGACTTTAAAATTAACTAATAACGAAAAACTAACGTTCAATATTTCAGGGATGTCCCAAGAAATTAAACCATTAAGAGCCGCTTGCCACTGGTAA
- the icmH gene encoding type IVB secretion system protein IcmH/DotU encodes MTDNILLNHDVDSGISQKNYQIPLRGNNINPMIDAATPLLGMVLRMKAMSETPLSEKLYQQVVMDITSIEQQLQIQGYEPGAIVSFRYVLCTFIDETALGLGWDQENGWVKQSLLVHFHNESWGGEKVFILIERLLGEPKRYLDLIEFIYLCLCLGYRGRYKVSAGQNDEFNHLLRRLQKQIQQLKGDAKPIILFEKGDNKQSRYRLGKRLGVRYIIIGAAILAFIIYQIYSSQLNYQTLRIVEQLNTLLG; translated from the coding sequence ATGACTGATAATATTTTGCTTAATCACGATGTTGATAGCGGTATTTCACAGAAGAATTACCAAATCCCACTTAGGGGTAACAACATTAACCCAATGATCGATGCTGCAACGCCACTTTTAGGTATGGTTTTACGAATGAAAGCGATGTCTGAAACGCCACTTTCAGAGAAACTTTACCAGCAAGTGGTCATGGACATCACGTCTATTGAACAGCAACTGCAAATACAAGGTTACGAGCCTGGGGCCATTGTTTCGTTTCGTTATGTCTTGTGCACTTTCATTGATGAAACAGCGCTTGGATTGGGCTGGGATCAAGAAAATGGCTGGGTAAAACAGTCATTACTTGTCCACTTTCATAATGAGTCATGGGGTGGCGAAAAGGTCTTTATCTTAATTGAAAGATTATTAGGTGAGCCCAAACGTTACCTCGACCTCATTGAGTTTATCTACCTTTGTCTCTGTCTTGGATACCGAGGTCGTTACAAAGTATCTGCGGGGCAAAATGATGAATTCAACCATTTGCTTAGACGCTTACAAAAACAAATACAACAACTTAAAGGCGATGCAAAACCGATTATCCTGTTTGAAAAAGGGGATAACAAGCAGAGCCGCTACCGTTTAGGTAAGCGGTTAGGCGTACGTTACATCATCATTGGTGCGGCAATATTAGCATTTATTATTTATCAGATTTACTCATCCCAACTGAATTACCAAACACTCAGAATTGTGGAACAACTTAATACTTTACTCGGCTAG
- the tssA gene encoding type VI secretion system protein TssA, with the protein MTNNTPYSWKEQLLAHLDEQLVCSAVNDSDPDWEYIDSEMIKFGSLSHSQLDVKEIQRRCLRLLETQTKDFRLIVHLLRTLQHAGEPKELVLAAQILSDFTRQYWHVCYPTNIKLKLRLANQIIKRFESVNDIFCRSANSKMRDDILGSFAYLAQFWHEQSPELSEQIDALSRGYQRIEESEQPIVLASAPKEAAMPITETVQPPANSFVMPAININQHDERQWKQTLLQVSEVICLQMPESSVGYRLRRYAIWHSITMLPQADRQGKTPLAPVSMDRIMDYKAQLSQPSNSLLNNVEQSLSLSPYWLEGHMLAAQAAAKLGYSEVANGIAEELRLFLARIPNLVNLHFSDMSPFVPDSVKEWLEDCRQTESGQLSHSNTTLLQQDVLLCYEQQGLEAALKLIESSLVTAIEPRDKFYGQLLSAQLFELSGMGYMAAHLYQQLYTATLHFSLEDWEPSLVRQLVQKTDKIPETTMTMDRDLQ; encoded by the coding sequence ATGACAAACAATACCCCTTATTCTTGGAAAGAACAGTTACTTGCCCATCTTGATGAACAGCTGGTGTGTAGTGCTGTGAACGATAGTGACCCCGACTGGGAGTATATCGATAGTGAAATGATAAAATTCGGCTCTCTCAGTCACAGCCAATTAGATGTTAAAGAAATTCAACGTCGGTGTTTGCGGTTGCTTGAAACACAGACAAAGGATTTCCGCTTAATCGTTCACTTATTACGTACCTTACAGCATGCAGGTGAACCTAAAGAATTAGTTTTAGCAGCGCAGATCCTTTCTGATTTTACGCGCCAGTATTGGCATGTCTGCTATCCAACGAATATTAAGCTCAAGCTACGCTTAGCGAACCAAATTATAAAACGCTTCGAGTCAGTAAACGATATTTTTTGCCGTTCTGCTAATAGCAAAATGCGTGATGATATCCTGGGATCTTTTGCCTATTTAGCTCAATTTTGGCATGAACAGAGCCCCGAACTTTCTGAACAAATTGATGCATTGAGCCGAGGTTATCAGCGAATTGAAGAAAGCGAACAGCCCATAGTGTTAGCTTCAGCACCAAAAGAAGCCGCAATGCCTATTACTGAAACTGTACAACCACCAGCAAATAGCTTTGTCATGCCAGCAATCAATATAAATCAGCATGACGAAAGACAATGGAAGCAAACGCTACTCCAAGTTTCAGAAGTTATTTGTTTACAAATGCCTGAAAGTTCAGTTGGTTATCGCTTACGACGTTATGCTATCTGGCATTCCATTACAATGTTGCCCCAAGCCGATCGTCAAGGTAAAACCCCCTTAGCGCCGGTTTCGATGGATCGCATAATGGATTACAAAGCCCAACTTTCTCAACCATCAAACTCCCTATTAAATAATGTAGAGCAAAGCTTATCACTATCGCCTTATTGGCTAGAAGGCCACATGCTCGCAGCACAAGCAGCAGCTAAACTGGGTTATTCAGAAGTCGCGAATGGTATCGCAGAAGAGTTACGTCTTTTTTTAGCTCGCATTCCAAACCTCGTCAATTTGCATTTTTCTGATATGAGCCCTTTCGTCCCCGACAGCGTGAAAGAATGGTTAGAAGATTGTCGCCAAACAGAGAGTGGCCAATTATCTCATTCAAATACCACATTATTACAGCAAGACGTTTTACTGTGCTATGAACAACAAGGGCTTGAAGCCGCATTGAAGCTCATTGAATCAAGCCTTGTAACTGCAATAGAGCCTAGAGATAAATTTTATGGGCAATTATTGTCAGCGCAACTATTCGAGCTCTCAGGAATGGGCTATATGGCGGCCCACTTATATCAGCAACTTTATACCGCTACTTTACACTTTTCACTCGAGGATTGGGAACCCAGCCTCGTAAGACAACTCGTTCAAAAAACAGACAAAATACCAGAAACAACAATGACTATGGATAGGGATCTACAATAA